In Alkalihalobacillus sp. AL-G, the genomic stretch ATAGAACTAATTAGTAGTTTTTTCAAAAAAATCCTCTCCTTCATTAATTCAAAAATCCTCCTTAAATTCTATAATAATTTCTTTCTGCGGCCGCTTATCAAAACTCTGCCATAATTTGGCGGTTTGTTATATTGGGAAAATCCAGCTTATTATTTGCTGATAAAAGACAGCTTTTTTAAAAAGTTTCCCAAATATGAAAGGCAGGATTTTCACAACATACTGCAGAGTTCCAAAGTAATGTTAGATTAAAGTTCCAATTTGTTACTTTGCGGAATTCTGTATAATCCATGGTTAGAGTAGGATAAATGACAAAATAAGAGAAGAAGCTACAATTACTCACTTCAATCAATATTAGAGTATTTATTATAATAATAGGCTGGATCAAGTTCACCATGGTATTTGAATCATACGGTATTTTTTCCACACAATAACGATGGATGGTATAAAGAAGCGTAATCAGTTGCTCAGGATAACATTTTTAACCAATACCAACATTTTTGGATGCTTATTATTTTAATAGTAATGGTTAAAAACATTGCTGTAGACTTACTAGCCTTCTGCTTGTTACGATGGTTGAGGATTAATTTGCAGAGAGGACTTTACGATGGATCAACAAAAATACGATGATTTAAAACGTGGAGAACGGGGTGCTGTGATAAGTATTTTTGCTTATCTTTTTTTATCTGCGCTGAAATATTACATAGGGCATACCGCTGATTCGGAAGCATTAAAGGCGGACGGAATCAATAATGCAACGGATATCATTGCCTCTCTAGCAGTACTGATCGGATTGAGGTTATCTCGCAACCCAGCGGATAAAGATCATCCTTACGGACATTGGAAGGCAGAAACGGTTGCATCATTGATTGCTTCTTTTATCATGATGATTGTCGGTATTCAAGTATTATATGGAGCGATCCAAGACACATTTAAAGGGAACAGTGAAGCGCCGGATTTGATTGCAGCATGGGCAGGCGTTTTTTCGGTAATTGTCATGTATGGGGTCTATTGGTACAACAAGCGGTTGGCGAATAAAATCAACAGTCAATCATTGAAGGCAGCATCGAAGGATAACCTTTCAGATGCATGGGTAAGTATTGGAGCTGTGGTCGGAATCATTGGCTCGCAGTTCGGCTTGCCTTGGCTTGATCCATTAACGGCGGTCATTGTCGGCCTGCTTATTTGTAAAACGGCATGGGACATATTCCGAGAAGCATCGCACCATTTAACCGATGGGTTTGATGAGGAAGAAATTGAATTGTATAAGGAAACGATTCGAAATGTTTCTGGCGTAAAGTCAATAAAAGATATTAAAGCAAGAAGCTACGGAAACAACATTGTCGTCGATCTGGTGATTCTCGTAAACCCGAACCTGGACATTCGGAACGCACATGATATTTCTACTAACGTAGAGAAGGCATTGATGGAGGAGCATGGTGTTTATGATGTGCACGTCCACATCGAACCGAAGTAAACGTTAAGCACCAACGTTGTCATTTTTCCGTTTTATGCCCCGCATCCTCTTACTTTTAATAATCGAGAGCAGCTGAAATCGAGAGCTTGAAGGCTGTTCGAAATGTTGCCGCAAACCTTCTCCTAACAAATTGAAGGTAATGATCGTAAATGTGATCGCAAGTGCCGGGAAGAAAGGAATCCAAAAGGCCGTAAGCAAGTCCCCCCGGGCAGTTCCGAGTAATGTCGCCCAGTTGTGGCTTGTATTTTGCAATTCACCGTGACTGAAACTGAGCTGCACCAATTTCTGGTTAATGAAGATGCTGAAGATTCCCAACTGCCCAATCAACAATAGGACACGTCCAAGGTCGATAAAAAAGGTTGAAATGATTTTCGGCATCAAAGCCGGAAGATAATGACGGAAATAAATCGAGAGCGGGTGGCTTCCGACGGTTACCGCCGCATCAATGTACAGAGATTTTGAAATCGTATATGTTTGCTGTTGAAAGATATAGGCAACTCTCCCAACCTCAATAAGAGCAAGGATCAGGATTGACCAATAGACACGATTTTCATTGAACGTCAAAAAAGGGACATTCAGAAGTAAAATCGCAGAAAACAGGACAGACAACCCGGAAAAAAGCTGGTTCCAGCCGTTGAGAATCCAATGTGACAAACCTTTTTTTTTCGTAGCGAACAAAGCCAAAGGAACAGAGAGTATGTATCGAATGACAGTTACTGCAAAAACGAGCAACAACGTATCCTTTGTACCTATTACTACTAAACTCAATAGATCCCTTCCTCGTTCCGTTGAGCCAAATGGATCTTCGAGTGACGGCGGATAGGGAGGTGCAGTAATCACACCTTCCTCAACCCGGACGATTTCCTCTCCAGCTTTTGGGTCAATAAACGATAGATGAGGACCGACCAACATCATAAAAAGCACGATTAAAAACATGAAACTTCCAACCAAAAGTGTTTTATTTTTCGTCATAATCGAAGAACTCCTTATCGTGGATCCACATAAATTCTAGCAACCTGACTGATGAGCTGAGTGACAAAAACAATCATCATAAAACTCATGGCTAGACCAATAACCATCTCAGCTTCGTATTCGGATACATATCCGATGCTATATACATTCGTGTAGTGAAAGGCTTTGAACAATCGATAGGCAGCACCCTTATAATCAAGTAAATATTCAACGATAAGGAGATTCGATAGGATATACAACATGACTGAAGATAAATGACTTAGAACTGCCCCCCAACAATTTTTCAAAATATGATTGTAGAGAATGATTTTTCGAGTGAACCCTTTCGATTTTGCGACAAGGACATACTGTTGTATTTCTTCACCTTCAATCGCGCCTGAAGTGATTCTCGCGATATACATAAGCGGATAGATAGAAACGAGAATCGAAGGGAGGATAAAGCTATACCAATGATCATAGCCGAAAAATTCAATGAATGGAAAATAAAAAATAACCAACCATTGCAAACATAGAATCAGGAAAAAATCAGGGATTGCAAGGAAAAAAGAGGTCGCATTTTTGCCTAGTATTCGTTTCCGGCTTGCCGTATTAAGATAATCAAAAATCCCCTTCCATACCCCAACTAGAATGCTGATAATAAAGGAAGTCAAGATTATAAGCAGGCTCCGCGGCAAATACTCGACGATTTCTTCTTCGACAGTACGATGAGGGTACATCGTTCCGCCTAAACTATTGTTTTCCCAAATACCCGTGACATATTGTATAAGGTTATCCTTGTAAACGGACCAATTGAATCCATATTGAAACTCGATAACGGCTGGGTGGTTTTTGCTCGGAACCGTCGTTACCTCTCGGGGTGCTAAAACAACAAGGACAATTACGATCAACGCGGCTAAATATAACAAGCAAGTTTTTACTACGCCTCGAACCAATTGCAAACATTACCCCCCTAACTACTTCCCGACAAGCTGTAATAACTGAATTCTGTATCTTTTTTACAATCCCTTTAAA encodes the following:
- a CDS encoding ABC transporter permease gives rise to the protein MTKNKTLLVGSFMFLIVLFMMLVGPHLSFIDPKAGEEIVRVEEGVITAPPYPPSLEDPFGSTERGRDLLSLVVIGTKDTLLLVFAVTVIRYILSVPLALFATKKKGLSHWILNGWNQLFSGLSVLFSAILLLNVPFLTFNENRVYWSILILALIEVGRVAYIFQQQTYTISKSLYIDAAVTVGSHPLSIYFRHYLPALMPKIISTFFIDLGRVLLLIGQLGIFSIFINQKLVQLSFSHGELQNTSHNWATLLGTARGDLLTAFWIPFFPALAITFTIITFNLLGEGLRQHFEQPSSSRFQLLSIIKSKRMRGIKRKNDNVGA
- a CDS encoding ABC transporter permease encodes the protein MQLVRGVVKTCLLYLAALIVIVLVVLAPREVTTVPSKNHPAVIEFQYGFNWSVYKDNLIQYVTGIWENNSLGGTMYPHRTVEEEIVEYLPRSLLIILTSFIISILVGVWKGIFDYLNTASRKRILGKNATSFFLAIPDFFLILCLQWLVIFYFPFIEFFGYDHWYSFILPSILVSIYPLMYIARITSGAIEGEEIQQYVLVAKSKGFTRKIILYNHILKNCWGAVLSHLSSVMLYILSNLLIVEYLLDYKGAAYRLFKAFHYTNVYSIGYVSEYEAEMVIGLAMSFMMIVFVTQLISQVARIYVDPR
- a CDS encoding cation diffusion facilitator family transporter: MDQQKYDDLKRGERGAVISIFAYLFLSALKYYIGHTADSEALKADGINNATDIIASLAVLIGLRLSRNPADKDHPYGHWKAETVASLIASFIMMIVGIQVLYGAIQDTFKGNSEAPDLIAAWAGVFSVIVMYGVYWYNKRLANKINSQSLKAASKDNLSDAWVSIGAVVGIIGSQFGLPWLDPLTAVIVGLLICKTAWDIFREASHHLTDGFDEEEIELYKETIRNVSGVKSIKDIKARSYGNNIVVDLVILVNPNLDIRNAHDISTNVEKALMEEHGVYDVHVHIEPK